A genomic region of Manihot esculenta cultivar AM560-2 chromosome 15, M.esculenta_v8, whole genome shotgun sequence contains the following coding sequences:
- the LOC110602379 gene encoding protein DJ-1 homolog B has translation MAFLRHVTPHSLTHSLHCSSPFSSKFSPLRTRLSFSAKATAVMASSDKKVLVPIANGTEPMEAVITIDVLRRAGAVVTVASVEKQLRVEAGHGVRIIADDLISDCSDTDYDLITLPGGMPGATNLKNSAALESMVKKQAANGRLYAAVCASPAVALGSWGVLKGLKATCYPSFMEQLQSCATAVESRVQQDGVVVTSRGPGTTMEFAVALVEQLYGKEKANEVSSPLVMRTNHGDEYTIKELNPVKWTFDSIPQILVPIANGTEEMEAIMIIDILRRAKANVVVASVEDKLEILASRKVKLEADMLLDEAAKLSYDLIVLPGGLGGAQAFTASEKLVDMLKKQRESNRPYGAICASPALVLEPHGLLKGKKATAFPAMCDKLSDKSEAENRVVVDGNLITSRGPGTSMEFALAIVEKFFGRQKAIELAKTMLFTRP, from the exons ATGGCTTTTTTACGCCACGTTACCCCTCACTCTCTTACTCACTCCCTTCACTGCTCTTCTCCTTTCTCTTCTAAATTCTCTCCTCTCAGAACTCGCTTGTCGTTCTCTGCCAAAGCGACCGCTGTAATGGCTTCCTCTGATAAGAAG GTTTTGGTGCCGATTGCCAATGGAACGGAGCCGATGGAGGCTGTGATAACTATCGATGTGCTAAGGAGAGCCGGCGCCGTTGTCACTGTAGCTTCTGTTGAGAAGCAGCTTCGAGTTGAAGCTGGTCACGGCGTCAGGATCATCGCCGATGATCTCATTTCTGATTGCTCCGACACCGATTATGATCTCATAACTTTACCT GGGGGCATGCCAGGTGCTACAAACCTTAAAAATTCTGCTGCTTTAGAAAGCATGGTGAAGAAGCAGGCTGCAAATGGGCGACTTTATGCAGCAGTTTGTGCTTCTCCTGCAGTGGCTCTTGGTTCATGGGGCGTGCTTAAGGGATTGAAA GCAACTTGCTACCCATCATTTATGGAGCAGCTGCAATCTTGTGCAACAGCTGTTGAATCAAGAGTGCAGCAGGATGGTGTAGTTGTCACAAGTCGTGGACCTGGCACTACCATGGAGTTTGCTGTTGCACTGGTTGAGCAATTGTATGGGAAAGAAAAGGCGAATGAAGTTTCCAGTCCTCTG GTGATGCGTACCAATCATGGAGATGAATATACCATAAAGGAGCTAAATCCAGTGAAGTGGACATTTGACAGTATTCCTCAG ATTCTTGTGCCTATTGCTAATGGTACAGAGGAAATGGAAGCTATTATGATAATTGATATACTAAGACGTGCTAAAGCCAATGTTGTGGTGGCCTCTGTTGAGGACAAGCTGGAAATTTTGGCTTCTCGTAAAGTTAAACTGGAGGCAGATATGCTCCTTGATGAGGCTGCTAAGCTTTCATATGACCTAATTGTCTTACCA GGTGGGTTGGGTGGTGCCCAAGCATTTACAGCCTCTGAAAAACTGGTAGATATGCTAAAAAAGCAGAGGGAATCAAATAGACCATATGGAGCAATATGTGCATCTCCAGCTTTAGTATTGGAGCCTCATGGCTTGCTCAAG GGTAAAAAAGCCACAGCATTTCCCGCAATGTGTGATAAGCTGTCAGACAAGAGTGAAGCTGAAAACAGGGTTGTGGTTGATGGCAACCTCATAACTAGTAGAGGGCCTGGAACGTCGATGGAGTTTGCCTTGGCAATAGTGGAGAAATTCTTTGGACGCCAGAAAGCAATTGAGCTTGCAAAGACGATGCTTTTCACACGCCCATAG
- the LOC110602486 gene encoding increased DNA methylation 1: MLSSTIEDLCNNSFGGSQHEKRIFAEVFFGKDIGNTSKRSHVSELVNFECKNSKIADTSLCSNSENSALTSQCSSKSSLVDDSEMNENSGGASASCCFQERLDRDDQNTGIKRMKFSVDGPPSSTEPDTVKILTSTVVSKEIVDDVPAADRDTAGQEIVLYIVESSCQGAVSSCYPSKQQTNGDICNKDVPKCRLPNADGNAGKEVVICKAVASPVSQESFATRMFLTNPSAAIIEKSGSPIHAEERLKELDSPRLVVPDYLNIDSKKDPRPFLQSHIVRILLAAGWFIGRRKRPSRKYSETVYRSPTGRMFREFPKVWRLCGEILYADKYKLVQENNYKEWTNISQFWFDLSEALLNIEKEIDQTDVGNELAHQWSLLDPFVNVVFIDRKVGLLRKGDTIVALTSDDSALHQSSGRNLLSWHCDSSPATQIASTIWEGNPHGCIQQSSDICSTKCGELTVGFVKDQKDESIYADEREEMCSVDVAGEMGNQSFRMCKDKVTCLDIASLPPCGSESTCVQLSGCQCDVSVTDGNANMLVGSESVSPHQDSSLVDLDDGTGHLDFSYGHDGPTYTPSVNLDVAQETELSDEDGQCIEASSSQIKDKTVVVKRKVRRKSRKISEIRTTFYQSDHIHTEAKQLESKEVEENLVANSRITTSCNKLSSTSTFLHQVNGKGSKLNKTHSNLDGFRRGKKRQTRCLLKDDDLLVSAIIKNKDFSADATAYKSRAQMKLKNQKGGCSLLPRNLSKVGKQNIAGKWSIMGARTVLSWLFHIGVISVNDVIQYRNPKDDAVIKDGLVRKDGIMCKCCNTVLSVSKFKRHAGFKLSRSCLNLFMESGKPFTLCQLQAWSAEYKTRKRRTQVVRADDDDQNDDSCGRCGDGGELICCDNCPSTFHQTCLSTEELPEGSWYCPNCTCWICGDLVNDKEDSYSFGRFKCSQCEHKYHETCWRRKSISEQVASDTWFCGGSCQEVYSGLHSRVGISNQIADGFCWTLLRCIHEDQKVHSAQRFALKAECNSKLAVALTIMEECFQSMVDPRTGIDMIPHVLYNWGSEFARLDFHGFYTAVLEKDDVLLSVASIRVHGTTVAEMPLIATCSNYRRHGMCRRLMNAIEEMLISFKVEKLVISAIPDLVETWTKGFGFTPVSNSEKQSLNKINFMVFPGTILLKKTFA, translated from the exons ATGCTCAGCTCAACAATTGAGGATTTGTGTAATAATAGCTTTGGGGGTTCACAACATGAGAAACGTATTTTTGCCGAAGTTTTCTTTGGAAAAGATATTGGCAACACAAGTAAAAGGAGTCATGTTAGCGAGTTGGTTAATTTTGAGTGCAAGAACAGTAAGATTGCTGACACATCGTTATGTTCTAACAGCGAAAACTCAGCCCTGACAAGCCAATGTTCCTCCAAGAGTTCATTGGTGGATGATTCGGAAATGAATGAAAATTCTGGAGGGGCTTCTGCATCATGTTGTTTTCAAGAAAGATTAGACAGGGATGACCAAAATACAGGTATCAAGCGAATGAAGTTTTCAGTTGATGGTCCACCCAGCAGCACTGAACCAGACACAGTAAAAATCCTCACTTCAACAGTGGTATCTAAAGAGATTGTTGATGATGTGCCTGCTGCTGATAGAGATACAGCTGGCCAAGAAATAGTGTTGTATATAGTTGAATCATCCTGTCAGGGGGCTGTGTCTAGTTGCTATCCATCAAAGCAACAAACTAATGGTGATATATGCAATAAGGATGTCCCAAAATGCAGATTGCCAAATGCGGATGGAAATGCTGGCAAGGAGGTGGTTATTTGTAAAGCTGTTGCTTCACCCGTCTCCCAAGAGAGTTTCGCAACCAGGATGTTTCTTACAAATCCTTCTGCAGCAATTATAGAGAAGTCTGGCTCTCCTATTCATGCTGAGGAAAGATTGAAGGAATTGGATTCACCAAGATTGGTTGTACCCGATTACTTGAATATAGATTCTAAGAAGGATCCTCGCCCTTTTCTCCAGAGTCATATTGTTCGCATACTTTTGGCAGCAGGCTGGTTTATTGGAAGGCGTAAGAGACCTAGTCGGAAATATTCGGAGACTGTTTATCGATCTCCCACAGGGAGGATGTTTCGTGAGTTTCCTAAAGTTTGGAGGTTGTGTGGTGAAATTTTATATGCAGATAAATACAAATTGGTTCaggaaaataattataaggAATGGACTAATATCAGTCAGTTTTGGTTTGATCTCTCAGAAGCATTGTTGAATATTGAGAAAGAAATAGATCAAACTGATGTTGGTAATGAGTTGGCTCATCAATGGAGTCTTTTAGATCCCTTTGTTAATGTTGTATTCATTGATAGGAAGGTTGGTTTGCTAAGAAAGGGTGATACTATTGTTGCCTTAACGAGTGATGATAGTGCATTACACCAGTCATCTGGGAGAAATCTGCTCTCTTGGCATTGTGATTCTTCTCCTGCCACTCAAATTGCATCAACAATTTGGGAAGGAAACCCGCATGGCTGTATTCAGCAATCCAGCGACATATGTTCCACAAAATGTGGTGAACTGACAGTTGGGTTTGTCAAAGATCAGAAAGATGAATCTATTTATGCAGATGAGAGAGAAGAAATGTGTTCAGTTGATGTTGCCGGCGAGATGGGAAATCAGTCTTTCAGAATGTGCAAGGACAAAGTAACCTGTCTGGACATAGCTTCTTTACCACCTTGTGGATCAGAAAGCACTTGTGTCCAGTTATCTGGTTGCCAGTGTGATGTTTCTGTTACTGATGGAAATGCTAACATGCTGGTGGGATCTGAATCTGTTTCCCCTCATCAAGATAGCAGTTTGGTTGATCTCGATGATGGAACTGGTCACTTGGATTTTTCTTATGGCCATGATGGACCAACTTATACTCCATCTGTAAATCTGGATGTTGCACAGGAAACTGAACTCAGTGATGAGGACGGACAATGCATTGAAGCTTCAAGTTCTCAAATCAAGGATAAAACAGTTGTTGTGAAAAGGAAGGTGCGTAGGAAGTCAAGAAAGATATCTGAGATCAGAACAACTTTTTACCAAAGCGACCATATTCATACAGAAGCCAAGCAACTGGAGTCAAAAGAAGTGGAGGAAAACCTTGTTGCCAACTCAAGAATTACAACGAGTTGCAATAAGTTGTCATCTACTTCTACTTTCCTACATCAGGTTAATGGAAAAGGCTCAAAATTAAACAAGACGCATAGCAATCTTGATGGTTTTAGAAGAGGAAAAAAGAGGCAAACTAGATGCCTACTTAAGGATGATGATCTCTTGGTGTCTGCCATTATTAAGAACAAAGATTTCAGTGCAGATGCCACGGCCTATAAATCAAGAGCTCAGATGAAGCTGAAGAATCAGAAAGGTGGCTGCAGTTTACTCCCTAGAAATTTAAGCAAAGTGGGGAAACAAAACATTGCTGGCAAGTGGTCAATAATGGGAGCTAGAACAGTTTTATCATGGTTGTTCCATATTGGGGTTATATCTGTCAATGATGTGATTCAGTATCGGAACCCCAAGGATGATGCTGTGATTAAAGATGGTCTGGTTAGAAAGGACGGCATCATGTGTAAATGCTGCAACACAGTGCTTTCAGTTTCAAAATTTAAGAGACATGCTGGCTTCAAGCTGAGTCGTTCGTGTTTAAATCTTTTCATGGAGTCTGGTAAGCCTTTTACTCTATGTCAGCTGCAAGCATGGTCAGCTGAATACAAGACTAGGAAAAGGAGAACTCAAGTGGTGCGAGCTGATGATGATGATCAAAATGATGATTCATGTGGCCGGTGTGGGGATGGTGGTGAGTTGATATGCTGTGATAACTGTCCATCTACCTTTCATCAGACCTGCTTGTCTACAGAG GAGCTCCCTGAAGGCAGCTGGTATTGCCCAAACTGCACCTGTTGGATATGTGGGGATTTGGTTAATGATAAAGAGGATTCTTATTCTTTTGGCAGATTTAAATGTTCACAGTGCGAGCACAAAT ATCATGAAACATGCTGGAGAAGGAAAAGTATTTCTGAACAAGTGGCTTCTGATACTTGGTTTTGTGGTGGAAGTTGCCAAGAG GTTTACTCAGGTCTTCATTCTCGCGTAGGAATCAGTAATCAAATTGCAGATGGCTTTTGTTGGACACTTCTTAGATGCATTCATGAAGACCAAAAGGTTCATTCTGCCCAACGATTTGCCCTTAAGGCAGAATGCAACTCAAAGTTAGCTGTTGCTCTTACTATTATGGAAGAATGCTTTCAATCTATGGTGGACCCCAGAACAGGCATAGACATGATACCTCATGTTTTATACAATTGGGG GTCTGAATTTGCTCGTCTAGATTTTCATGGCTTCTATACTGCGGTCTTGGAGAAAGATGATGTACTGTTGTCTGTAGCATCCATCAG GGTACATGGAACAACAGTAGCTGAGATGCCTCTTATTGCCACCTGCAGTAATTACCGTCGCCATGGAATGTGTCGACGCCTTATGAATGCTATTGAGGAG ATGCTAATCTCTTTCAAGGTGGAGAAGCTTGTTATATCTGCCATTCCAGATTTAGTGGAGACATGGACAAAGGGTTTTGGCTTCACACCTGTGAGTAACAGTGAAAAACAAAGCCTGAACAAGATAAACTTCATGGTGTTCCCAGGAACAATATTGCTAAAAAAAACATTTGCATAG
- the LOC110602535 gene encoding probable beta-1,3-galactosyltransferase 14 isoform X2 — MPSSPKFFHSRLSSPSFASRRLLFLMLVCLFIGISGFIFGVTGPSGYRCSQSITDPRTVRVIWDTKSNANTRNDGSVLNSQNKRHKVMGFVGIQTGFASDGRRHSLRKTWMPSDRQGLQRLEESTGLAFRFVIGRTSDKSKMAKLKKEVAEYDDFLLLDIEEQYTFFKAAYALYDSEFYVKADDDIYLRPDRLSLLLAKERAHSQTYLGCMKKGPVFTDPKLKWYEPLSTLLGKEYFLHAYGPIYALSADVVASLVALRNDSFRMFSNEDVTIGAWMLAMNVNHEDNRALCEPDCTPSSVAVWDIPKCSGLCNPEAKLLELHQKDSCSNSPTMESDD, encoded by the exons ATGCCTTCTTCTCCTAAATTCTTTCACTCTCGCCTATCTTCCCCGTCCTTTGCTTCCCGCAGATTACTCTTCCTCATGCTCGTTTGCCTCTTCATTGGCATCTCCGGTTTCATATTTGGAGTCACTGGCCCTTCTGGTTACCGTTGCTCGCAGTCCATAACTGATCCCCGAACGGTTCGCGTCATCTGGGACACAAAGTCGAATGCTAATACCAGGAACGATGGCTCCGTTTTGAATTCTCAGAACAAGAGACACAAGGTTATGGGGTTTGTCGGAATTCAAACTGGGTTCGCCTCCGATGGTAGAAGACACTCCTTGAGGAAGACCTGGATGCCGTCCGATCGCCAGGGCCTTCAACG GTTGGAGGAATCTACTGGTTTGGCGTTCAGGTTTGTTATTGGTAGAACTAGCGACAAATCAAAGATGGCAAAACTTAAGAAGGAAGTTGCAGAATATGATGATTTCTTGCTTTTGGATATTGAGGAACAGTATA CTTTCTTTAAAGCTGCCTATGCACTTTATGATTCTGAGTTTTACGTTAAAGCAGATGATGACATATATTTGAGGCCAG ATCGTCTCTCCTTACTCTTGGCAAAAGAGCGTGCTCATTCTCAAACTTACCTCGGATGCATGAAGAAAGGGCCTGTTTTCACTGATCCAAAGCTCAAATG GTATGAACCACTCTCCACTTTGCTTGGGAAGGAGTACTTTCTCCATGCTTATGGTCCAATATATGCTCTTTCAGCTGATGTTGTTGCAAGTTTGGTTGCTCTTAGAAATGACAG CTTTCGGATGTTCAGCaatgaggatgttacaattggtgcGTGGATGCTTGCTATGAATGTTAATCATGAGGATAATCGAGCACTATGTGAACCAGACTGTACACCATCATCTGTTGCTGTGTGGGATATTCCTAAGTGTTCAG GACTCTGTAATCCAGAAGCCAAATTACTAGAGCTCCATCAGAAGGATAGCTGCTCAAATAGCCCAACTATGGAATCCGATGATTag
- the LOC110602535 gene encoding probable beta-1,3-galactosyltransferase 14 isoform X1 has translation MPSSPKFFHSRLSSPSFASRRLLFLMLVCLFIGISGFIFGVTGPSGYRCSQSITDPRTVRVIWDTKSNANTRNDGSVLNSQNKRHKVMGFVGIQTGFASDGRRHSLRKTWMPSDRQGLQRLEESTGLAFRFVIGRTSDKSKMAKLKKEVAEYDDFLLLDIEEQYSKLPYKTIAFFKAAYALYDSEFYVKADDDIYLRPDRLSLLLAKERAHSQTYLGCMKKGPVFTDPKLKWYEPLSTLLGKEYFLHAYGPIYALSADVVASLVALRNDSFRMFSNEDVTIGAWMLAMNVNHEDNRALCEPDCTPSSVAVWDIPKCSGLCNPEAKLLELHQKDSCSNSPTMESDD, from the exons ATGCCTTCTTCTCCTAAATTCTTTCACTCTCGCCTATCTTCCCCGTCCTTTGCTTCCCGCAGATTACTCTTCCTCATGCTCGTTTGCCTCTTCATTGGCATCTCCGGTTTCATATTTGGAGTCACTGGCCCTTCTGGTTACCGTTGCTCGCAGTCCATAACTGATCCCCGAACGGTTCGCGTCATCTGGGACACAAAGTCGAATGCTAATACCAGGAACGATGGCTCCGTTTTGAATTCTCAGAACAAGAGACACAAGGTTATGGGGTTTGTCGGAATTCAAACTGGGTTCGCCTCCGATGGTAGAAGACACTCCTTGAGGAAGACCTGGATGCCGTCCGATCGCCAGGGCCTTCAACG GTTGGAGGAATCTACTGGTTTGGCGTTCAGGTTTGTTATTGGTAGAACTAGCGACAAATCAAAGATGGCAAAACTTAAGAAGGAAGTTGCAGAATATGATGATTTCTTGCTTTTGGATATTGAGGAACAGTATAGTAAGCTTCCCTATAAAAC TATAGCTTTCTTTAAAGCTGCCTATGCACTTTATGATTCTGAGTTTTACGTTAAAGCAGATGATGACATATATTTGAGGCCAG ATCGTCTCTCCTTACTCTTGGCAAAAGAGCGTGCTCATTCTCAAACTTACCTCGGATGCATGAAGAAAGGGCCTGTTTTCACTGATCCAAAGCTCAAATG GTATGAACCACTCTCCACTTTGCTTGGGAAGGAGTACTTTCTCCATGCTTATGGTCCAATATATGCTCTTTCAGCTGATGTTGTTGCAAGTTTGGTTGCTCTTAGAAATGACAG CTTTCGGATGTTCAGCaatgaggatgttacaattggtgcGTGGATGCTTGCTATGAATGTTAATCATGAGGATAATCGAGCACTATGTGAACCAGACTGTACACCATCATCTGTTGCTGTGTGGGATATTCCTAAGTGTTCAG GACTCTGTAATCCAGAAGCCAAATTACTAGAGCTCCATCAGAAGGATAGCTGCTCAAATAGCCCAACTATGGAATCCGATGATTag